From bacterium, one genomic window encodes:
- a CDS encoding sugar ABC transporter permease, which produces MTAAAMLAPSVIAIAVFVYGFVGWTGFVSLTRWNDVLPSYAWAGWSNYLDLFQNFRFRIDIVNTAKFTAAFLAGCLAIGFALAALLDQGLRGEAVFRTIYLAPLAISFIVTGVVWHWLLNPGSPVFGDVGINLLLVHLHLGWLRTGWYTDPRIGILAVAIAATWQMSGYTMALYLAGLRSIPDELREAARVDGAAEWQIYRQILLPLLQPITLSAVIILGHISLKIFDLVVAMTGPGPGFSSDVPAYFMFDTTFRGNHFAQGAAIAEILLVLVALLTVPYLVYSTRAEAER; this is translated from the coding sequence GTGACCGCGGCCGCGATGCTGGCGCCGTCGGTCATCGCTATCGCCGTCTTCGTGTACGGGTTTGTCGGCTGGACGGGTTTCGTCTCGCTGACACGCTGGAACGACGTGCTCCCCAGCTACGCCTGGGCCGGGTGGAGCAACTACCTCGACCTGTTCCAGAACTTCCGATTTCGGATCGACATCGTCAACACCGCGAAGTTCACCGCGGCATTCCTCGCCGGGTGTCTCGCGATCGGGTTTGCGCTCGCCGCGCTGCTGGATCAGGGACTCCGCGGTGAAGCGGTGTTCCGGACGATCTATCTCGCGCCGCTCGCGATCTCGTTCATCGTCACCGGCGTGGTCTGGCACTGGCTCCTCAACCCCGGCAGCCCCGTGTTCGGGGACGTCGGGATCAACCTGCTGCTCGTGCACCTCCACCTGGGGTGGCTCCGGACCGGCTGGTACACGGATCCGCGCATCGGCATCCTGGCCGTCGCGATCGCGGCCACGTGGCAGATGTCGGGGTACACCATGGCCCTCTACCTCGCCGGCCTGCGGAGCATTCCCGACGAGCTCCGGGAGGCCGCGCGCGTGGACGGCGCCGCGGAGTGGCAGATCTACCGTCAGATCCTGCTGCCGCTGCTGCAGCCGATCACGCTCAGCGCGGTGATCATTCTCGGCCACATCTCCCTCAAGATCTTCGACCTGGTGGTGGCCATGACCGGTCCCGGGCCGGGGTTCAGCAGCGACGTGCCCGCGTACTTCATGTTCGACACCACGTTCCGCGGAAACCACTTCGCGCAGGGCGCGGCGATCGCCGAGATTCTGCTCGTGCTGGTCGCACTCCTGACGGTCCCGTACCTCGTATACAGCACCCGCGCGGAGGCGGAGCGTTGA